DNA from Prunus persica cultivar Lovell chromosome G6, Prunus_persica_NCBIv2, whole genome shotgun sequence:
TTTACATTGACATCGTATCTGTGCCTTTACCTAAAACATCTATTTATCAACGACAAAAAGAGCAAAATTTAGTTTACCTTCACACTGACACCGTATCTCTGCCATTACTTAAAACATCAATTTATCAGTGATGAAAGGccaaacttaaaattttaatttgtcgGCAGCGAAAAGGCCAAAACTTTGTCTAACTTTAATACTGATTGCGTCTCTCTACACTTACCTAAAACATGAATTTGTTAATGTCGATAATGGCTTAAACTTTCTAACGACATTGCGTTCACGTGCACTTTACCTGCAATTGAGAgacaaattcacaatcgagTCATTCATGTGATCTGAATTAATGTGTTAATTAACCAttaatcatattaattaaaaatataactaGTATATAGTACACATTAACTAACACATCTAACATTACACTAAGAATAATAAGGTAGCCAGTAATAAAAGATGAGGACAGATGATaggtatgatttttttttggtgatcgtgattgtatatatgtacacatagggttctttttgtttctcaacGGGAAAGTGATATTCAAACACCtttatctattataatatatgaaTTACTTTTTAACAACATCGACCGAGTATAAATACCATGTTATTATGCTGTGTGCTGgcatatttctttatttatttatttaatttccatTGTTTTGGATGAATGTGGCTCCACCATCTTTATTATATGTGCAAATGACACAGACCAAACAAAGAGAGGAATCTTGAATTCTCAAAGCAATTCAATATGGGTAGCCATTTGTAGGGGTACGTGTGGGAGAGGCAGTCTTGTAGTTGTAGTTACGGCAGCACCcacccttttgttttgttgtggcAGGGATCAAACAAATGTCATGCAATTATGGGACTTGTGTACgtttaattatataaaaatggGTCAACTTAGACATATTGTTAATACATGTATTTAACAAATTCTGCTTCCATTCTATTTGATACGAGATTCATTTTATGACCCACAATCAATAAATAATCAACCTTAAGCTCTTGTTCGGTGTACCTAAAAGGCAAGGCCTATTCTCTTCTAATTAACTGTTTAtatgggttttatttatttactaaaACCATAGTTATTATTAGTAAAGGATCCGTTAATGTAGTGATTTGAAGCAAACGTTTTCTTCAGAAAAAGTCATCGATTCAAGTACTAGcatccgtgtagtgtgtgtgagtgagtgagtttagtatgctatCGCATTTCTCAATAGGAAATGtccttaaaaaacaaaaacaccataattattaattaattagagtATAAACAAATAGAGGGTCATCCTTGATTTTGGATACTTTTGCCTCCTTCCCCCTCACATGCGCACTTAAAACTTCAATTTTGTACTTGAAAATGTTGAAGATTATGAATTATAAACCAAGCAAACTCTAAACCCATGATTATTGGGTTTTTGCATGCATGATCATGAAGTTAAAATATACATAGGGGTCGGCAttagaaaccaaaaaaaaaccaaaaaaagttaattatcAAAGTACCAAAAAAGTCGATCATGTGTCTTTTGTGCAGGAGCTAGGGGCAACCACTGAAAATCTACAGACATAGGCCATTGGGTGTGCTTTACTCTTACATATGATATGACCACCCAACCTTTGGCCCCCCAAAATTTGCATGATTTTGCTTGGCACCTTTATTTCTGTGTAATATGGAATCCAAGCAAAAAGCATCACAACATGGAGATCATTGTTGTCTCCAATCCCTACCATATAGTTGACAAATAAAGCTAGCTACTTAATTTACTTGTCCATTTGCATGATCATCAAGACGTTTCTCtatgtgtttgatttttttattttttttttaatttttttttatttgggtttcCTGTCACTTTTATGCTTCTTTGgataatcattttttttttcttcatagaaTCATGTGCAAAAGCAAGAGGGCTCTCAGCCCCACAAGTCCATACATCCATCTACAACTAACATAGATGaagtttttccttcttctgatGCCTGGAAGGACCTGAGTTTGCCAATTGCTGGAGTGTTCTGGTAATGATTAAAAGCAAAAGCTGAAAGCAAACACCATCTTGACTAGACTAAAGTGTGATTATTTAGGTAGAAATCCACAATCATGGCTTTTGAATGCCCGCAATCATCTGTTAACTTTTGACAAATTACAaattccttgattaattaatgcaAACTATACCTGCATGCCACAATCACATTGGCCATCTTTCTAAGAAATAGAGAATGATATAGACTTTGAACTTCATATCTTAACCAGGCAGGCCTACAGGCTTAGGACTTTCAACTTCATATCTTAACCATCAAAATCTAATGCCAAACTGCTTTGAAATAGCTAGACACGTATaagtatatttatataacccTCAATCCTGTCTCTGTCTCCAATTGGCACATCGTGTAAAGAAAACTAGGGTCACCAAAGTCATCTAATCTAATTTCTAgctgattaattaattaaataagacaAAACCCAATACTAATCCGTTTCTAGAATATTAAACCTGCTAGCTTTTGGTAGGTCTGTCTGGAATGAGCCTCTCATTGGCTTCTTATATTACTCTGTATATTGTGTGGTACTTTCAAATCTTGACTGCATGCATGAattccaaaaacaaatttgcaCACGCAAGTTGGTAGGTTGTTGATTTTCTCATAAATAATGTGCATATTTTTTCAGGACaaagcaaatatatatatatatgttactcCACGCAAAGGGTGTGTGGAAGATGATTCTCTAAAGTGTGTACTATGTCTTCTgccacataaaataaaagtgtATATAAAATCAGAACCGCTTgatgttttagttttctttttctacccACGGTCGAGGTGGAATTCGAATTTGAATATCTTTCAatagtaaaaaaagaaatctcaTTAAAATAAGAGCTCATTGCCAGGGCAAACATGGTTTTCTTGTGCAACATGCATTGATACAAATGGGGCAAAGGTCATTTGGGTGCACATGGGACAAGAAAATGGGGAAATTGTACCAAAATCTGCAAGAGATCGTGTAATTGTCCAAACTAAGAAACCATGTATATTTACAAGTTTCATGAGGGCCACTTGAATTATTATAGAGCAAGGTAAATAAAGTATGGTGCTTGGAAGCTAGATAGGCCATGAGGCATGACAATACAGAGGCCGGAGGAGAATCTCCACCAAGAGCGGGTGTGACTCAAATCAACAccaaaacccaagaaaaagaatcttaagaaaagaatatggtgggaaagaaatttaaagataaaaaaaagggcCTTATATTTCGGCTTCTGTCATCCATGGATGAGACATCCACATTTCATACTCACAAGATTTGGAAACTCAATTTGATTCAATTGTAGGCACCAGGGAGCGTTTCCTTGTATGATTGCTTCAAAGCCTTCAATGGCTCCCATAAGTACAAGAATTGATTTCGACCCACAAAAAGAGAGTACAAGAATTGATGTGAAATGTGTCACATGTTATATCTGCAtctaattttgaattattgtATAAGTTATTATATGACTTTCACACAGATTGTATTTCTACTGGGATCTGGCTCCTCTCTGGAACCATACAGAACACAGACAATCTGTTGAAATCTCCCAACCATTTATTATACTCAGTTCAGAGTTCAGACCAAAGCAAATAGAACACATTCTGAACCCTTCTTTTAATGCTTAGTTCAGAGTTCAGTTTCAGACCAAAGATAAGAGTATCTAGGAATTCTTGCAAGCTTAGTGGAAGTAAAACAGGTTTTGTACAAGTTGGACAGAACTGGACCTCTTGGTTGGCTCCTGAGGCCCAATGGGCCAATTCTTCTAACATGTTGCCATGGTGATTCACTAAAGTAGCATTGCTGCTATTTGAGGCTAAAGTCACTGCCAAAGACTTGATGCCCCATTCTAAATCCCTGGACTGGTAAGAGCAAGCAACAACACAAGAACCAGCTGCTAATTGTTGGATATGTAGTTGTATGGATGTAACTATGGTAGGATGAAAGATGTTTTAAAGTGTACATGAATACGCTATCTTTCAGACTTTATTTGCCCTCGCTACTTTGTTGGCTCATGAGGCCCAATGACATCTTTGTTTAATGTGCAGTTGAATAAGCCAAGACAACGAAGCCCagcataaaaacaaaatagcaCATCCTTACATAATGTCACCCACATTGACATTAAATAACAAACTTAGCCCTATATTGCATATTgctagcttcttcttcttctcaaattGAGATATGAGTCTCTAGTATCCTTCATTTTGTTGACAACAACATCCATATGCATCCGCTCAGCTGGTAATATTGCAGAGCATGAGATCCTATCTGCATCACTGAAACCAAACACTCCTCCAATCTTGTTTCAAGGATGGGGCTGTCATCTTGGTAGCCTATGTCATTTTTGTATCTTTGATCATCACCATCTGCAAAATCTCTTTCAATGAGAAATGAATGGTCAACTATGTCCATGGCATGGTCAGGCATTGCCATGGCTGTGAATTGGTGAATGCTCATACCATCTCCAAAAATGCCATCTGTAGGTCTTTTTCCTGTGAACATTTCTAGCAACAGTATTCCAAAGCTATAAATATCTCCGAGGATGGAAACTTGCCCTCCCATGCCATACTCTGTCATTCATCAATACATGCATTAGGATCTTCTTTATGAGTTTtccagagagaaaaaaaaagggcgatcatcttttttattttattggaaGTGACTTAAGATAGCTTCGTCGTAGTAACTTATTAGGAAGAGAGACATAGAGAATGATATAAACTCATACCTGGAGGAATGTACCCTATGGAACCCTTTAGCCCAGCTGACAAGGTTAGACTTTGGGAGGAATTATCTGATGCTTCCAAGAGCAGCCTTGCTAAACCAAAGTCGCCAACATGGGCAACCATATCTTCACCAAGAAGAACATTGCTTGGCTTTAGATCACAATGAACAACGGTCTTTTCACAATGGTAGTGGAGATATTCTAAAGCAGAAGCAACGTCAATCGCAATATTGAGTCTTTGGGTAAGGCTTAATCTCTTACTTTGATATTGTTCATCATCTTTAGGATGCAGCCATGAGTCTAGACTTCCATTTTCCATGAACTCGAAAACTAGACTTTTGAAGTCATTACCCTGATTATCAATGCTTGAGCATGCAGTTACGATCTTGAGAAGATTACGATGCCTTATACTTTTTAAAGCTTTGCATTCATCAATGAAACTCTTGAAAGCTCCTGGTTGTTGAAGGTTTAATACCTTAACAGCAACTACTCTCTCATCACTAGGAAGTACTCCTTTGTAAACAGAACCAAAACTTCCCGAACCAATCAGTTTCTCGACTGAGAACCCGTCAGTTGATTGAACGAGTTCTAAGTAAGATAAATCTGATTTCCAACCTTGATAAGAATGTGAAGTTGTAAGGGAACCTCTCGACTTCTTGACCTTTGAACGAACAAGAATGAAGCATGACAGAGCAATTATGAAGGCAAGTGCACAAGCTACATGGATGACTACCTTTAGGGCAAGTAGTCGTTGAGGTGAATCGGACTTTTTGATGGAGCATGCA
Protein-coding regions in this window:
- the LOC18774790 gene encoding probable LRR receptor-like serine/threonine-protein kinase At3g47570: MSRNNLSGQIPEFMGKFPFLHYLNLSYNDFEGELPKEGIFSNASGLSIIGNNRLCGGLPNLRLHACSIKKSDSPQRLLALKVVIHVACALAFIIALSCFILVRSKVKKSRGSLTTSHSYQGWKSDLSYLELVQSTDGFSVEKLIGSGSFGSVYKGVLPSDERVVAVKVLNLQQPGAFKSFIDECKALKSIRHRNLLKIVTACSSIDNQGNDFKSLVFEFMENGSLDSWLHPKDDEQYQSKRLSLTQRLNIAIDVASALEYLHYHCEKTVVHCDLKPSNVLLGEDMVAHVGDFGLARLLLEASDNSSQSLTLSAGLKGSIGYIPPEYGMGGQVSILGDIYSFGILLLEMFTGKRPTDGIFGDGMSIHQFTAMAMPDHAMDIVDHSFLIERDFADGDDQRYKNDIGYQDDSPILETRLEECLVSVMQIGSHALQYYQLSGCIWMLLSTK